A section of the Methanoregula formicica SMSP genome encodes:
- a CDS encoding nucleotide sugar dehydrogenase has protein sequence MMKLQAIEGTLMHFSNDICIIGGAGHVGLPLGITFANIGKRVVLYDVNSKVIESIRQGNMPFIEYDAEPILKKVINKTLFLTSDINQIKTAQYIIVAIGTPVDEYLNPKLKALIDLFIQMRPYISPEQTIIIRSTVYPRTCGQILNTLSKDASGPWHIAYCPERIIQGYAIRELRELPQLVAGLSDKALNDASQLFGQISPKIIQVSIEEAELAKLFTNAWRYIQFAMANQFYMISAGFDVDFNKVRRAIVDGYGRAYGLPSAGFAAGPCLLKDTLQLAAFNNNNFLLGHAAMTVNEGLPGFIVEQLRAKYDLSKKKVGILGMTFKADIDDTRDSLSYKLGKILRFYGAEVLYSDEFAKDPTFINKEELVRSSDIIIVGVPHTAYKTLKVPKSAEVVDLWRILPEGH, from the coding sequence ATGATGAAACTCCAAGCTATTGAGGGAACATTAATGCACTTCTCAAACGACATCTGCATCATAGGTGGAGCGGGGCATGTCGGCTTACCCCTCGGGATCACGTTTGCCAATATCGGTAAACGGGTTGTCCTGTATGACGTAAATTCGAAAGTTATTGAGAGTATCCGTCAGGGAAACATGCCGTTCATTGAATATGATGCAGAACCTATATTAAAAAAGGTAATTAATAAAACTCTTTTCTTGACGTCCGATATCAATCAGATAAAAACCGCTCAATATATCATCGTTGCAATTGGCACTCCGGTCGATGAATACCTGAATCCAAAACTGAAAGCACTTATCGATCTGTTTATCCAGATGCGCCCATACATTTCCCCGGAACAGACCATTATCATCCGAAGTACTGTTTACCCAAGGACCTGCGGTCAGATACTCAATACATTATCAAAAGATGCGAGCGGGCCTTGGCATATCGCATATTGTCCGGAACGTATCATCCAAGGATATGCTATCCGTGAACTACGGGAGCTGCCTCAGCTCGTTGCCGGGCTTAGTGATAAAGCACTGAACGATGCAAGCCAGTTATTTGGACAAATCTCTCCAAAAATCATTCAGGTCTCAATAGAAGAGGCTGAATTGGCAAAATTGTTCACAAATGCCTGGAGATATATTCAGTTTGCCATGGCAAATCAATTCTATATGATCTCAGCAGGATTTGATGTTGATTTTAACAAAGTCCGCCGGGCAATCGTTGACGGATACGGCAGGGCATATGGCCTGCCATCTGCGGGATTTGCTGCAGGGCCTTGTCTTCTGAAGGATACCCTGCAGCTTGCTGCTTTTAATAATAATAATTTTCTCCTCGGCCATGCAGCTATGACCGTAAATGAAGGTCTGCCGGGATTCATTGTTGAGCAATTACGCGCAAAATACGATTTGAGCAAGAAGAAAGTAGGCATTCTTGGTATGACTTTCAAAGCGGATATAGACGATACACGAGATTCGCTTTCTTACAAGCTCGGGAAAATCTTGCGGTTTTATGGGGCGGAAGTGCTGTATTCCGACGAATTCGCAAAAGATCCCACATTCATAAACAAGGAAGAGTTAGTACGTTCTTCCGATATCATTATTGTCGGGGTACCTCATACTGCGTATAAAACTTTGAAAGTTCCAAAATCTGCTGAAGTCGTGGATTTATGGAGGATCCTTCCGGAGGGACACTGA
- a CDS encoding ABC transporter ATP-binding protein, which translates to MDVIKVERLSKEFRIPHEKRDTLFAALTGLMRPTSYETFAALKEVSFSVEEGEMFGVIGQNGSGKSTLLKILSRIIRPSSGKVEVRKTITPFLELGVGFQYDFSAVENIEMYGTIMGLSRREIENRIEDILVFAGLERFRDAKLKRFSSGMQVRLAFATAVQTHPEILLLDEVLAVGDLEFQKKCLDILDTFKNEGVTIVFVSHDLEAVKKHCSRALLLDYGVPVVTGETREVIDYYRGSLQKR; encoded by the coding sequence ATGGACGTTATTAAAGTCGAACGGCTCTCCAAAGAATTCCGTATCCCCCATGAGAAACGGGATACGCTGTTTGCTGCATTGACCGGTCTTATGCGTCCAACCAGCTACGAGACCTTCGCAGCCCTCAAAGAGGTCAGTTTTTCTGTCGAAGAAGGAGAGATGTTCGGAGTTATCGGCCAGAACGGGAGTGGAAAGAGCACACTCCTGAAGATCCTTTCTCGCATTATTCGTCCTTCATCAGGAAAGGTTGAGGTCCGGAAGACGATTACTCCATTCCTCGAACTCGGGGTCGGGTTCCAGTATGACTTCTCCGCAGTAGAGAACATCGAAATGTATGGTACAATTATGGGGCTTTCACGGAGAGAGATTGAGAACCGGATCGAGGACATCTTAGTTTTTGCCGGCCTTGAACGATTCAGGGATGCGAAACTGAAAAGATTTTCATCGGGCATGCAGGTCAGGCTGGCATTTGCAACAGCGGTGCAAACCCACCCCGAAATTCTGCTGCTTGATGAAGTACTTGCTGTCGGAGACTTGGAGTTCCAGAAAAAATGCTTGGATATTCTTGATACTTTCAAGAATGAAGGGGTGACTATCGTCTTTGTATCCCATGACCTTGAGGCTGTAAAGAAGCACTGCAGTAGAGCGCTCCTGCTGGACTATGGGGTGCCGGTAGTGACGGGGGAGACAAGAGAAGTAATCGACTATTATCGTGGTTCATTACAAAAACGGTAA
- a CDS encoding ABC transporter permease: MDIDHFKDLYYHRNLIWMIAWGDFKWRYKNSILGYFWSLLEPLVMFVILYIVFSNLMKVQVEYYQLFLLLGIIMWNFFVKATNLGLTAIVGKPSLVQKVYFPREILVISACITAMLQSLFESLIFIIFMIALHIPLSWNILYLPPILAIFFILTLGTALAISALNVFYRDIQFIWAVVLQAGFFITPILYPLSIFPQSIQYIFRLNPIGQIIITSRDCILYSYAPFPLSLAYAGVASGLILVIGYIIFLRLEPRFAEEM; this comes from the coding sequence ATGGATATTGACCATTTTAAAGATCTCTATTATCATCGCAATCTTATCTGGATGATTGCATGGGGAGATTTCAAGTGGAGGTACAAGAATTCCATTCTCGGTTACTTCTGGTCTCTGTTGGAACCACTCGTAATGTTTGTTATCCTGTATATCGTTTTCAGCAACCTGATGAAAGTTCAGGTAGAATATTACCAGCTCTTTCTCCTGTTGGGGATCATCATGTGGAATTTCTTTGTTAAGGCAACCAATCTGGGTCTCACGGCAATTGTGGGGAAACCAAGCCTTGTCCAGAAAGTCTATTTTCCCCGGGAGATCCTTGTTATTTCCGCGTGTATTACGGCGATGCTCCAGAGTCTCTTCGAATCGTTGATTTTTATTATTTTCATGATTGCCCTCCATATCCCGTTATCGTGGAACATTCTTTACCTGCCACCGATTCTTGCGATATTCTTCATTCTCACGCTTGGAACCGCACTTGCTATTTCTGCATTGAACGTTTTTTACAGAGACATCCAGTTCATCTGGGCTGTTGTCCTCCAGGCAGGTTTTTTTATTACACCCATCCTTTATCCGCTCAGTATTTTTCCCCAGTCAATACAGTATATCTTCCGGTTAAATCCCATTGGCCAGATCATTATTACCTCTCGTGACTGTATTCTCTATTCCTATGCCCCGTTCCCGTTATCGCTTGCCTATGCCGGTGTTGCTTCCGGTCTCATCCTTGTTATCGGCTATATAATATTCCTTAGACTTGAACCACGGTTCGCGGAGGAGATGTGA
- a CDS encoding glycosyltransferase family 2 protein — protein sequence MDSRSEIRYRYAVSVILPALNEELTIGECIRKIQTVFHDNTIDGEIIVADSSTDRTAEIAQSLGAIVIRPEKPGYGNAYLAGFAHAKGRYIVIGDADNTYDFSDISKLIAPLEAGADFVIGSRFKGVIHKGAMAPLHRYIGNPVLTWMVNVIFGTRFSDTHSGFRAITRNALDQLNLRTGGMEFASEMLVMAAKEQLTIVEVPIDYYPRRTPSKLHSFADGWRHIRFVLLMKPLPFVAIPGLLFSLMGILLMGFFYSQGEVESSHLHTFILGAIFFMGGLQVILTGFLMKTYSIIHGYEKKAGIIEVIMNYHNLEKFILAGILLSLAGIIFGINIFIHWITINFGVLSQISTAIISLVLITTGIQVFLFAVFQSMMLLNENNGHA from the coding sequence ATGGATTCACGGTCTGAAATAAGATACCGGTATGCAGTATCCGTCATCCTCCCCGCCCTCAACGAAGAGCTCACCATCGGCGAGTGTATCCGCAAGATCCAGACCGTATTCCATGACAATACTATCGATGGCGAGATCATCGTCGCCGATTCCTCAACTGACCGCACCGCAGAGATCGCACAATCGCTCGGTGCAATTGTCATTCGCCCGGAAAAACCCGGTTATGGCAATGCATACCTTGCCGGATTCGCCCACGCGAAAGGCCGCTACATTGTCATCGGTGATGCCGATAATACCTATGATTTCTCCGACATCTCCAAACTTATCGCTCCGCTTGAGGCAGGTGCGGATTTTGTCATCGGCTCGCGGTTCAAGGGTGTTATCCATAAGGGAGCCATGGCCCCGCTCCACCGCTACATCGGAAACCCGGTTTTGACGTGGATGGTAAATGTCATCTTCGGCACCCGATTCTCCGACACACACAGCGGATTCCGAGCGATAACACGTAATGCCCTGGACCAGCTCAACCTCCGGACCGGCGGAATGGAATTTGCTTCTGAGATGCTCGTGATGGCCGCAAAGGAGCAGCTAACGATCGTGGAAGTGCCCATCGATTACTATCCCCGGCGTACCCCGTCGAAACTCCATAGTTTCGCAGACGGGTGGCGGCATATCCGGTTCGTGCTGCTCATGAAGCCCCTTCCTTTCGTAGCAATACCCGGACTTCTTTTTTCCCTGATGGGGATCCTGTTGATGGGATTCTTTTATTCTCAAGGGGAAGTCGAATCATCCCACCTCCATACCTTTATCCTTGGGGCAATCTTCTTCATGGGTGGTCTTCAGGTTATCCTGACCGGCTTTCTCATGAAGACTTACTCAATCATCCATGGTTATGAGAAGAAAGCCGGTATCATCGAAGTCATCATGAATTACCATAACCTGGAAAAGTTCATCCTTGCCGGGATTCTTCTTTCGCTCGCGGGTATCATTTTCGGAATTAATATTTTTATCCACTGGATAACCATCAACTTCGGTGTTCTTTCCCAGATCTCAACGGCAATTATCTCGCTTGTCCTGATTACCACCGGCATCCAGGTCTTCCTCTTCGCGGTATTTCAGAGTATGATGCTCTTAAACGAGAACAACGGCCATGCCTGA
- a CDS encoding glycosyltransferase family 4 protein, translating to MPEPDRMKIAFVYDVIYPYVKGGVEKRVWELSRRLAARGHEVHIFGMKYWDGDDILKKEGVIIHGICAAQPLYSHGRRTKREALDVTVHLALSLSSARVDIIDCQQFPFFPAITVRLVSTIRKIPSVITWHEVWGDYWREYLGSIGVLGKAVERFVASLKSPVISVSPTTSSRFRKEFGRQSDALLPNGIDIRHLNAITPAQESTDIIFVGRLIREKNADLLVQAIHLLVKEFPGIRLTIIGDGPERNAIATQVTNLSLEKHVRMYGFIQDHDEVIAKMKAAKVFVLPSSREGFGIAALEALGCGLPVVTIRHPANAVCDLISEENGFVCSPSPEDLAQGIRNALCNHELMQDACKASAEAYDWDHIVAKAERYYQSIAKKRAA from the coding sequence ATGCCTGAACCGGACCGGATGAAGATCGCCTTCGTCTACGATGTCATCTACCCGTACGTGAAAGGTGGCGTGGAGAAACGAGTGTGGGAACTTTCGCGAAGACTTGCAGCCCGTGGCCACGAAGTCCACATCTTTGGGATGAAGTACTGGGATGGGGACGACATCCTGAAAAAAGAGGGGGTCATTATCCATGGCATCTGCGCGGCACAACCACTCTATTCTCATGGGAGACGGACAAAGCGGGAGGCACTGGACGTCACCGTGCATCTCGCACTTTCCCTTTCCAGCGCGAGAGTGGATATCATCGACTGCCAGCAATTCCCATTCTTTCCTGCGATCACGGTCAGGCTTGTATCAACTATAAGAAAGATACCGTCAGTGATCACCTGGCATGAAGTCTGGGGGGATTACTGGAGGGAATACCTCGGATCTATAGGGGTTCTGGGAAAGGCAGTCGAACGGTTTGTCGCCTCGCTCAAATCTCCGGTTATCTCGGTCTCTCCGACAACTTCATCCCGGTTCAGGAAAGAATTCGGCCGGCAGTCGGACGCCCTCTTGCCCAACGGGATCGATATCCGGCACCTGAACGCCATTACTCCGGCACAAGAGTCAACAGACATTATCTTTGTTGGGCGGCTTATCCGGGAGAAGAATGCAGATCTCCTTGTACAGGCGATTCATCTCCTTGTCAAAGAGTTCCCGGGTATCAGGTTAACAATCATCGGTGATGGCCCGGAACGGAATGCGATTGCAACACAGGTGACGAACTTATCCCTGGAGAAGCACGTGAGGATGTACGGCTTTATCCAGGACCATGACGAGGTCATCGCAAAGATGAAAGCAGCCAAAGTGTTCGTCCTCCCCTCATCGCGGGAAGGATTCGGGATTGCCGCCCTGGAGGCACTTGGCTGCGGTCTCCCTGTTGTAACAATCAGGCACCCGGCAAATGCAGTCTGCGATCTGATCTCTGAAGAAAATGGATTTGTCTGTTCTCCTTCTCCGGAAGATCTTGCGCAGGGTATCCGCAACGCGCTCTGCAACCATGAACTGATGCAAGACGCCTGTAAGGCCTCAGCCGAGGCCTACGATTGGGACCATATCGTCGCTAAGGCTGAACGGTATTACCAGTCAATCGCAAAAAAACGGGCAGCATGA
- a CDS encoding oligosaccharyl transferase, archaeosortase A system-associated — MTFFSSETNRRYLIGGCLVLFMGVAFVLRMIPAVFIPPDGFLLNSGADVWYTMRQIDVMVAHFLQYNWFDPMTAFPTGKTIDWGPLYPFLGAALSILFGASSRTDIVNIVGWISPILAALLVPVTYLLGKMIWNRMAGIVAAGLVSVICYAYFVQSSYGWADHNSAEVFFVALFFLAYLSALSSARKTAVDLKPSRTLFVPASLSCLAGILYFLGYLTSPTVILCLIIVAITTFTQGILDFSGHVHADYLLLVNGIVFCTGAILETLFGFLPWSGLSLTTYSITHVYVMVGLIAETLLLFGLAKIFQKNSRYYYLSLAGIIMGGLAVVGFIPMFQSIRDQAFTLLFGSPAYTLAVRETQAWSLAAAYDSFGLSLILVAGGLGILAFSVLKKQKSEQVFLLAWLVVMLLLTIPHQRFQLYLTVPAALTAAVCSSALVQISWDGAGTWIITRLFKNGETTGVARQVSARKERKVREGPRESATADRTVMIKGLVLVMIAIITATACVQSAVQDYAYGARTHANGIPKDWAETFVWLGSSTPPTGVDYFEAYDQQTFTYPESTYGILAPWEQGHRITYFSQRLPITNPFQDNLAGKHGVAAFYLSGSEEQANAILTDFKGRYVITDLGTATDTFPSLIPWITGSDTVTPYIYWAFVPDSSGVLTKTHLLGDAYFQTMIVRLQVFDGSLVIPESAQYTTYTIRTVPDSGSTAGAGGIARVISGMQKMSVSDSSLKISSEGSVLKVGDSYANFYSSAPYEPVKPVPALTHYRLVHESPTNISVQLGSRQGSTLPDIRLVKVFEYVKGAHISGEGVIELNLVTNTGRAFVYRQESSNGEFVVPYATEGSTTGVKATGPYHIVGTSRQVSVTEADVQNGSAVS; from the coding sequence ATGACTTTTTTTTCCAGCGAGACAAACCGGCGATACCTAATTGGAGGGTGTCTTGTCCTCTTCATGGGAGTGGCATTCGTTCTCAGGATGATCCCTGCAGTATTCATCCCCCCTGATGGATTCCTGCTGAACAGCGGTGCCGATGTGTGGTATACCATGCGACAGATCGACGTTATGGTAGCACATTTCCTCCAGTACAACTGGTTCGATCCAATGACCGCTTTTCCAACAGGAAAAACCATTGACTGGGGGCCACTCTACCCGTTCCTTGGGGCTGCACTCTCAATCCTTTTCGGTGCATCTTCCCGCACGGATATTGTGAACATTGTCGGATGGATTTCACCGATCCTGGCTGCACTTCTTGTTCCCGTAACCTACCTGCTGGGAAAAATGATATGGAACCGCATGGCCGGTATCGTTGCTGCGGGACTGGTCTCGGTCATCTGTTATGCGTATTTTGTCCAGTCGTCGTATGGATGGGCAGACCACAACAGTGCTGAAGTGTTCTTTGTTGCGCTCTTTTTTCTTGCATATCTCTCTGCTCTCTCATCCGCCAGAAAGACAGCTGTTGACCTGAAGCCCTCAAGAACTCTTTTTGTGCCTGCATCTCTATCCTGCCTGGCCGGAATTCTTTATTTCCTGGGTTACCTTACCTCCCCAACAGTCATCCTCTGCCTGATTATTGTCGCAATTACCACCTTCACTCAGGGCATTCTTGATTTTTCAGGACACGTGCACGCGGATTACCTTCTCCTTGTTAACGGCATCGTGTTCTGTACTGGTGCAATTCTTGAAACGCTCTTTGGATTTCTGCCCTGGAGTGGCCTCTCCCTGACCACGTATTCCATCACCCACGTATACGTGATGGTCGGGCTTATCGCGGAGACACTTCTGCTCTTTGGGCTGGCGAAAATCTTCCAAAAGAACTCCCGTTACTATTACCTTTCTCTTGCCGGGATTATCATGGGGGGGCTTGCTGTCGTCGGTTTCATTCCGATGTTCCAGTCAATCAGAGACCAGGCATTCACCCTCCTTTTCGGCTCCCCGGCATACACCCTCGCGGTACGGGAAACACAGGCATGGTCGCTTGCCGCTGCTTATGATTCATTCGGCCTCTCGCTCATTCTCGTGGCAGGGGGACTTGGTATCCTTGCATTCTCCGTTCTGAAGAAGCAGAAATCCGAACAGGTCTTCCTTCTGGCATGGCTTGTCGTCATGCTTCTTCTGACCATCCCCCACCAGCGGTTCCAGTTGTACCTGACGGTTCCCGCTGCCCTCACGGCGGCAGTCTGTTCTTCAGCACTGGTTCAAATATCGTGGGATGGCGCGGGCACATGGATCATCACCCGTCTCTTCAAAAACGGGGAAACGACCGGGGTTGCCCGGCAAGTGAGCGCCAGGAAAGAGCGAAAGGTGCGGGAAGGCCCGCGCGAATCCGCCACCGCCGATAGGACCGTCATGATCAAGGGCTTGGTTCTTGTCATGATCGCGATTATTACTGCAACGGCTTGTGTTCAGTCAGCGGTACAGGATTACGCATATGGCGCGCGGACTCACGCAAACGGGATCCCCAAAGACTGGGCAGAGACCTTTGTCTGGCTGGGTTCCTCAACTCCCCCGACCGGTGTCGATTATTTTGAAGCCTATGATCAACAGACCTTCACGTATCCTGAAAGCACGTATGGTATTCTTGCACCGTGGGAGCAGGGACACCGGATAACGTACTTTTCCCAGCGCCTTCCTATAACAAATCCATTCCAGGACAACCTTGCCGGGAAACATGGCGTTGCTGCATTCTACCTGTCCGGAAGTGAGGAACAGGCAAATGCTATCCTCACGGATTTCAAGGGCCGCTATGTAATAACGGATCTCGGCACAGCTACCGACACATTCCCCTCTCTCATCCCCTGGATCACGGGTTCCGACACAGTTACTCCCTATATCTACTGGGCATTTGTTCCCGATTCATCCGGTGTCCTGACCAAGACTCACCTTCTGGGTGACGCATATTTCCAGACCATGATCGTCAGGCTCCAGGTATTCGATGGGTCTCTTGTCATTCCTGAAAGTGCCCAATACACAACGTATACGATACGGACGGTTCCGGACTCAGGAAGTACTGCCGGAGCCGGGGGGATCGCACGGGTGATCAGCGGTATGCAGAAGATGAGCGTTTCGGACAGCAGTTTGAAGATCTCTTCGGAAGGATCTGTCCTGAAAGTGGGAGATTCCTATGCGAATTTCTATTCCTCTGCACCGTACGAGCCGGTGAAACCGGTTCCGGCACTGACACACTACCGGCTGGTGCATGAATCCCCCACGAATATTTCTGTCCAGCTCGGAAGCAGACAAGGTAGTACTCTTCCCGATATCCGGCTGGTGAAAGTCTTCGAGTATGTGAAGGGGGCCCATATCTCCGGCGAGGGCGTGATCGAACTTAACCTCGTAACCAATACCGGGCGGGCGTTCGTGTACCGCCAGGAGAGTTCCAACGGGGAGTTCGTTGTCCCGTATGCAACCGAGGGGAGCACAACCGGGGTGAAAGCAACAGGGCCGTATCACATTGTTGGTACTTCCCGTCAGGTTTCCGTGACAGAGGCTGATGTGCAGAATGGCAGTGCTGTCTCATGA
- a CDS encoding DUF2927 domain-containing protein: MKAGWGFIISGVIIIAIGIVWLFFGMSATDIGQGITTTVSLPRVIPTSAPPTTVPVTVVPTGTAVVAETITPSADAAKLHFLDLAFDARNPYLERWSETQNNGRIVISMVGNRDADAMAVQTALLEFNSLSRTNQISTQVKQGSATGDIVIKFVTEDGMSAIPLNSSESLTNKEFVQDGRPVAKVTLGTIYINNDLKGDERSHVILRSLFYELGLVGTTDLYPDSLFYSGSNTNTALSLIDKEAIRLLYGTSLKPGMTANEVRSLLFVR, translated from the coding sequence ATGAAAGCCGGCTGGGGGTTTATCATATCCGGAGTTATCATTATCGCCATCGGCATTGTCTGGCTTTTTTTTGGCATGTCGGCAACGGACATCGGGCAGGGCATCACTACAACGGTCTCCCTGCCCCGGGTTATTCCCACGTCAGCCCCCCCGACAACCGTGCCGGTCACCGTGGTACCTACGGGAACTGCCGTTGTGGCAGAAACGATCACTCCTTCTGCCGATGCAGCGAAACTGCACTTCCTTGACCTTGCATTCGATGCCAGGAATCCCTACCTTGAACGGTGGAGCGAGACGCAGAACAACGGCCGGATCGTGATCTCGATGGTAGGGAACCGTGATGCCGATGCCATGGCTGTCCAGACCGCTCTTTTGGAGTTCAACAGTCTCTCCCGCACCAACCAGATCTCCACGCAGGTCAAGCAGGGGAGCGCAACAGGAGATATCGTCATCAAGTTCGTTACCGAGGATGGCATGAGCGCAATCCCCCTGAACTCATCGGAGAGCCTGACCAACAAGGAGTTCGTGCAGGACGGCAGGCCCGTTGCCAAGGTCACCCTCGGCACCATCTACATCAACAATGATCTCAAGGGAGACGAACGCAGCCATGTCATCCTCCGGAGCCTCTTCTACGAACTGGGCCTTGTTGGCACTACCGACCTGTACCCGGACAGTCTCTTCTACAGTGGCAGCAATACCAACACAGCGCTTTCCCTTATCGATAAAGAAGCAATCAGGCTCCTCTATGGCACCAGCCTGAAGCCGGGCATGACTGCAAACGAGGTGCGGAGCCTGCTGTTTGTGCGGTGA
- the hypF gene encoding carbamoyltransferase HypF, whose protein sequence is MQKSGRITVRGIVQGVGFRPFVYAQALRLGIAGTVKNLGSEVEIVARGEPERFDEFLSAVSRGPPLSRIDSVECTGTNAPIADGFVILKSGSGSFSGMIPPDIAICDECISDIFQSGGRYHNYWATSCVNCGPRYSIIKEIPYDRERTSMAEFPMCPACGVEYHDPHSRRHHAQTIACASCGPELTLSDTLGHKVACSDPVKEAAGLLDAGFILAIRGIGGFHLACVEESAGTLKHRLGRIEQPFAVMVRPDYLDRLAIVSPENRALMENPVHPIAVLEKRDPDAHAGISNLHTIGCMLPYTGLHHLLFSQLKHPLLIMTSANMPGYPMITEIDTAMAKLCRDADFFLTHNRQIVNRCDDSVVRDGYIIRLSRGIAPKRTAIDLGKYCILGVGPELNANATIYKGGFAVTSPHVGNVRNPATLEYLEETVKNLQRILGAKFDVIAHDLHPQFLSTRFAREIASEHGLELVPVQHHRAHIAATTTEPCIGIAIDGVGYGDDGTVWGSEIFAGQVPDLVRVAHLEPVPMPGGDLATKFPERMLYGILPDKRIEALLASRGWSGIELGVLEKQVASGFNVTQTTSTGRVLDAAAALLGICREKTYDGEPAMKLESAAAGGRAEAWDLLFATQDGCEMLSSRALVETALARMDASRGDQRAIRDIAASFQYNLARGIAGMAVRAAEREGMKRVALSGGVAYNHAIRTTIEKEIAAANLACIINRDYPLGDGCVSYGQVVYAGCRISGR, encoded by the coding sequence ATGCAGAAATCGGGCAGGATCACGGTCAGGGGAATTGTGCAGGGTGTCGGATTCCGCCCGTTCGTGTATGCACAGGCGCTTAGGCTGGGGATTGCCGGCACGGTCAAGAACCTCGGAAGCGAGGTGGAGATTGTTGCCCGCGGCGAGCCGGAGAGGTTCGACGAATTCCTTTCTGCTGTTTCAAGGGGCCCCCCGCTCTCCCGGATCGACTCCGTTGAATGTACAGGGACCAATGCGCCGATCGCCGACGGGTTCGTGATCCTGAAGAGCGGTTCGGGTTCCTTCTCCGGCATGATCCCTCCCGATATCGCGATCTGCGATGAATGCATTTCGGATATTTTCCAGAGCGGGGGACGGTACCATAACTACTGGGCCACCTCCTGCGTGAACTGCGGGCCCCGGTACAGCATCATTAAGGAGATCCCCTATGACCGCGAGCGGACCTCGATGGCGGAGTTCCCTATGTGCCCTGCCTGCGGAGTGGAATATCATGACCCACACTCCCGGCGCCACCATGCGCAGACGATCGCATGCGCCTCCTGCGGGCCGGAACTCACACTTTCCGACACGCTCGGCCACAAGGTCGCATGTTCAGACCCGGTAAAGGAGGCAGCCGGCCTCCTTGACGCGGGATTCATCCTCGCGATCCGGGGGATCGGCGGCTTCCATCTTGCCTGCGTGGAGGAATCAGCAGGAACGCTCAAGCACCGGCTCGGGCGGATCGAGCAGCCGTTCGCCGTCATGGTCCGGCCGGATTATCTCGACCGGCTCGCCATCGTATCACCGGAAAACCGGGCCCTCATGGAAAATCCGGTCCACCCCATAGCGGTGCTGGAGAAGCGCGATCCGGACGCCCATGCCGGGATCAGCAACCTGCATACCATCGGCTGCATGCTCCCCTACACCGGTCTCCACCACCTCCTCTTCTCCCAGCTGAAACACCCGCTCCTGATCATGACGAGCGCAAATATGCCTGGCTACCCGATGATCACGGAGATCGACACTGCGATGGCAAAACTCTGCCGGGATGCTGATTTCTTCTTAACCCATAACCGGCAGATCGTGAACCGGTGTGACGATTCGGTGGTGCGGGACGGGTACATCATCCGGCTCTCCCGCGGGATTGCACCGAAACGGACTGCCATCGATCTTGGGAAGTACTGCATCCTTGGCGTCGGCCCCGAGCTGAACGCGAATGCAACGATCTACAAGGGAGGATTTGCCGTCACATCTCCACACGTGGGAAATGTTCGGAACCCGGCAACGCTCGAATACCTTGAGGAGACGGTCAAAAACCTCCAGCGAATCCTCGGGGCGAAGTTCGACGTGATCGCCCATGACCTCCACCCGCAGTTTCTTTCCACCCGGTTCGCACGCGAGATCGCCTCCGAGCACGGCCTGGAACTGGTCCCCGTCCAGCACCACCGGGCCCATATCGCGGCAACCACCACGGAGCCCTGCATCGGTATCGCCATCGATGGCGTTGGATACGGGGATGACGGGACGGTCTGGGGCAGCGAGATCTTTGCCGGGCAGGTGCCGGACCTTGTGCGGGTCGCCCACCTCGAACCGGTTCCCATGCCGGGTGGCGACCTTGCAACAAAGTTCCCGGAGCGGATGCTCTACGGGATCCTGCCGGACAAACGGATCGAGGCCCTCCTTGCATCCCGGGGATGGTCGGGCATCGAACTGGGCGTTCTCGAAAAACAGGTTGCATCAGGTTTCAATGTGACGCAGACCACGAGTACCGGACGCGTGCTCGACGCTGCAGCGGCCCTGCTTGGGATCTGCCGGGAGAAGACCTATGACGGTGAGCCGGCCATGAAACTCGAATCGGCGGCTGCCGGTGGCAGGGCTGAAGCATGGGATCTCTTGTTTGCCACACAGGACGGTTGCGAGATGCTCTCCAGCCGGGCACTGGTTGAGACCGCGCTTGCACGGATGGACGCATCACGCGGAGACCAGAGGGCAATCCGGGACATCGCCGCCTCGTTCCAGTACAACCTTGCCCGGGGGATCGCTGGGATGGCCGTCCGTGCCGCGGAACGCGAGGGGATGAAGAGGGTGGCCCTCAGCGGCGGCGTTGCCTATAACCATGCAATCCGCACGACAATCGAAAAGGAGATTGCAGCCGCAAACCTCGCCTGCATAATCAACCGGGATTACCCGCTTGGGGACGGCTGTGTCTCGTACGGGCAGGTCGTGTATGCCGGGTGCCGGATCTCCGGCCGTTGA